From a single Paenibacillus sp. FSL W8-0426 genomic region:
- a CDS encoding LacI family DNA-binding transcriptional regulator: protein MRKTSIKDIALRANVSIATVSYVLNGTRNVRPETRRRVMEAIEALNYKPNEIAKSLKRNRTNTIGVIAEDVTVFNAPDIIDGINDFGDRHDLHILLVNLRLDKRIGRHFHDVEAYRKYAANAVSELLGKQVDGIIYIGVHTRDLTGLINVEGKPIVYTYGYTQDDISIQYNDEQASYEAMSYLVQQGHSRIAIISGLMDSIPSRRRLNGYYKAVTEFELPFDPTLIKMGDWERDSGYRLANELLDMPDPPTAILSMNDVMGVGVLQAAKEKGVSVPDDISVVGFDDREFSDYLSPRLTTMSLPLHEMGYLASETLYRLIQGEDVQDLAMPECRLIERDSVRSLKA, encoded by the coding sequence ATGAGAAAAACCAGCATAAAGGACATCGCTCTTAGGGCAAATGTTTCGATTGCCACCGTCTCCTATGTGCTTAACGGAACTCGGAATGTTCGTCCGGAAACGCGCAGACGGGTCATGGAGGCCATCGAAGCTTTGAATTACAAACCGAACGAGATTGCTAAAAGTCTCAAACGCAACCGAACGAACACCATCGGTGTCATTGCGGAGGATGTGACCGTATTTAATGCGCCGGACATTATCGATGGCATTAACGATTTCGGGGACCGCCACGACCTTCATATTCTGCTCGTCAACCTTAGGCTCGACAAGCGAATTGGCCGTCATTTTCACGATGTCGAAGCGTACCGCAAGTATGCAGCCAATGCCGTATCCGAGCTGCTTGGTAAACAGGTGGACGGCATCATCTATATCGGCGTGCACACTCGTGACTTGACAGGGCTGATCAATGTTGAGGGCAAACCGATCGTATATACTTACGGGTACACACAAGACGACATATCAATCCAGTATAATGATGAGCAGGCTTCCTATGAAGCGATGTCATACCTGGTTCAACAAGGTCACAGTCGCATCGCAATCATTAGCGGTTTGATGGATTCGATTCCTTCCAGGCGGCGATTAAACGGTTATTACAAAGCCGTTACCGAGTTTGAACTGCCGTTTGACCCGACCTTGATTAAGATGGGGGATTGGGAACGGGATTCAGGCTATCGGTTGGCTAATGAGCTGCTGGACATGCCCGATCCGCCGACAGCCATTCTGTCGATGAACGACGTTATGGGCGTCGGGGTGCTTCAGGCTGCAAAGGAGAAGGGAGTCAGCGTTCCTGATGACATTTCGGTAGTTGGTTTTGATGACAGGGAGTTTAGCGATTATCTCAGCCCGCGCCTGACAACGATGAGTTTGCCGCTTCATGAGATGGGATATTTGGCAAGTGAAACGCTCTACCGTCTAATTCAAGGGGAAGACGTTCAAGACCTTGCCATGCCGGAATGCCGCTTGATCGAGCGTGATTCCGTTCGGAGTTTGAAAGCGTAA
- a CDS encoding extracellular solute-binding protein yields the protein MRFGKRKLVLSLALTLAFSTLAGCSGNSDTSGSANNATSGSGDTSATGITLELLYWGDDVQKQLVESAAEKYTADTGVKINAQVLPADGTFDTFIQTRMQSGELPDISYMGEADIQKYNEMGILEDISDLLADGSIPEKLPAITIHSPEQKVIGVGLSNQMELLFYSKSKFDEAGVPYPPTKVEDAWDWDTFVANAKKLTKDSSGKTAADAGFDAAMTENYGLGFTAGREFHHFWAANANGGGIVSPDGKEFQWDSPKTAEGIQKLADLVNKDKVASAFSYTWSSGIGSAVDALSGGYAMAVSGSWDLANIKGNEDIGVGVLPKMEKAVTMNAGAPLVVYNTSKHIEEAKKFYAYMVNPENSLDLLKSGAWLPNQADWYTDPALIDKWTADLPASAKETILSYATTKDAIVQWPAYYVPAYLKMNTEYEKSIDQALSGQKSVQEIYDAIMPAIKSLWESGKVS from the coding sequence ATGAGGTTTGGTAAGCGCAAGTTGGTTCTGTCTCTCGCATTAACCTTGGCCTTCTCCACGCTGGCAGGCTGTTCCGGCAATTCGGACACGTCCGGCAGTGCCAATAATGCGACATCAGGCAGCGGTGACACGTCCGCCACTGGCATTACCCTAGAGCTGCTGTATTGGGGGGATGATGTACAGAAGCAACTGGTGGAATCTGCTGCAGAGAAATACACGGCGGACACCGGGGTGAAGATCAATGCGCAGGTATTGCCCGCGGACGGCACATTCGACACCTTCATCCAAACGAGAATGCAATCCGGCGAACTGCCGGACATCAGTTACATGGGGGAAGCGGACATTCAAAAGTATAATGAGATGGGCATATTGGAGGACATTTCCGACCTGCTTGCAGACGGAAGCATTCCGGAGAAACTTCCCGCAATCACCATCCATTCTCCGGAACAGAAAGTAATCGGCGTCGGATTGTCCAACCAGATGGAGCTGCTGTTCTACAGCAAATCGAAGTTTGATGAAGCCGGCGTCCCTTATCCGCCTACCAAGGTTGAAGACGCATGGGATTGGGATACGTTTGTCGCCAATGCCAAGAAGCTGACCAAGGATTCAAGTGGTAAGACGGCCGCCGATGCCGGTTTCGACGCGGCCATGACCGAAAACTACGGGCTTGGTTTTACCGCAGGGCGTGAATTTCACCATTTCTGGGCAGCGAACGCGAATGGAGGGGGCATCGTATCGCCGGATGGGAAAGAGTTCCAGTGGGATTCACCCAAAACGGCGGAAGGCATTCAGAAGCTGGCTGATCTCGTGAACAAGGACAAGGTTGCTTCTGCTTTCAGCTATACCTGGAGTTCCGGAATCGGCTCGGCCGTGGATGCGTTAAGCGGAGGATATGCCATGGCCGTCAGCGGATCATGGGATTTGGCAAACATCAAGGGCAATGAAGATATCGGCGTAGGCGTGCTTCCGAAAATGGAGAAAGCGGTAACGATGAATGCCGGTGCCCCGCTGGTTGTGTACAATACCTCCAAACATATCGAAGAAGCCAAAAAATTCTATGCTTATATGGTCAACCCGGAAAATAGCCTGGACTTGCTGAAAAGCGGCGCATGGCTGCCGAATCAGGCGGACTGGTACACGGACCCTGCTCTGATCGACAAATGGACGGCTGATCTGCCGGCAAGCGCAAAGGAAACGATTCTCAGCTACGCCACGACCAAGGATGCCATCGTGCAATGGCCCGCGTACTACGTTCCGGCTTACCTGAAAATGAACACGGAATACGAAAAATCGATCGACCAGGCGTTATCCGGCCAGAAAAGCGTTCAGGAGATTTACGATGCGATTATGCCGGCCATTAAGTCGCTGTGGGAAAGCGGCAAGGTATCTTAA
- a CDS encoding sugar ABC transporter permease produces the protein MNPERKIGSESIPARRFAKGATKEAFAGYLFAAPAIIGFLVLTMYPMLASLYYSFHKITMMGGSQVMEWIGLDNFRYIFSNPSSEFKKSITVTLVYAFVNVALVIVFCLIVALLLNRKFIGRNLLRAIFFLPSVVPMLATTIVWQMLLQNQAKGGLVNWILLQLGIAPLDFLNDPLRIFYTLFIMSLWTCGGTIVVFIATLQDVPGELLEAVEMDGGNAWHKFLKVTYPTIKPVLFFQLIMCMMTSIQIYTQSVVLSRNGAPDRMTYFINVMIYDHSFVQVGMRGLASAEAWIVFLITLVITGVLFYFQGALKRDDAMGKRKWVR, from the coding sequence ATGAATCCAGAACGCAAAATCGGTTCGGAATCCATCCCTGCCAGAAGATTTGCCAAAGGTGCCACCAAAGAGGCCTTTGCCGGATATCTCTTCGCCGCTCCTGCCATTATCGGATTTTTGGTGCTGACGATGTACCCGATGCTCGCCAGTTTATATTACAGTTTTCACAAAATTACGATGATGGGCGGCAGCCAAGTCATGGAATGGATCGGGCTGGACAACTTCAGGTATATTTTCAGCAACCCCAGCTCCGAATTCAAAAAGTCGATTACGGTTACGCTCGTTTACGCCTTTGTCAACGTGGCGCTTGTTATCGTGTTTTGCCTGATCGTTGCCCTGCTGCTAAACCGCAAGTTTATCGGGAGAAATTTGCTGCGGGCCATCTTCTTCCTGCCATCGGTCGTGCCGATGCTGGCGACAACGATCGTATGGCAGATGCTGCTGCAAAATCAGGCCAAAGGCGGACTGGTTAACTGGATTTTACTGCAGTTGGGTATCGCGCCTTTGGATTTTCTCAACGATCCGCTGCGGATTTTCTACACTTTGTTTATCATGAGCCTGTGGACATGCGGCGGGACGATCGTTGTATTTATTGCCACGCTGCAGGACGTACCCGGAGAACTGCTGGAGGCCGTAGAGATGGACGGAGGCAACGCCTGGCACAAGTTTCTTAAGGTGACTTACCCTACGATTAAACCGGTCCTCTTCTTTCAACTCATCATGTGTATGATGACGTCGATCCAAATTTACACCCAGAGCGTGGTGCTGTCGAGAAACGGTGCGCCCGATCGGATGACGTACTTTATCAACGTCATGATCTACGACCACTCCTTTGTGCAAGTGGGCATGCGCGGATTGGCATCAGCCGAAGCGTGGATCGTATTCCTGATCACCTTGGTCATTACAGGCGTGTTGTTTTACTTTCAAGGCGCGCTGAAACGTGATGATGCCATGGGCAAACGAAAGTGGGTGAGATAA
- a CDS encoding alkaline phosphatase, translating to MVKLSKKALPAVALSMAVAASTVLSAGQANAVQAISVEKKKVKNIIFLIGDGMGTAYTSAYRYMKDDPSTKVMEKTVFDPYLVGAQMTYPDDDTQNVTDSASAATAMSAGVKTYNAAIAVDHDKTEVKTVLEQAKEDGKSTGLVATSEITHATPAAFGAHDISRKNMDAIADDYYDELINGKHKVDVLLGGGKSNFVRKDRDLTKEFREAGFSYVTDRSALLADTNKQVLGLFADGGLDKYIDRTSETPSLAEMTNTAIDRLSTNENGFFLMVEGSQIDWAGHDNDIVGAMSEMEDFAAAFQAAIDFAKEDGETLVVATADHSTGGLTLGKDGEYNFFVDPIKAAVRTPDFMAAQIAEGASVEETLKSYLKLELTAEEIQSVKDAAKDADVTKIDNAIETIIDNRSFTGWTTGGHTGEDVPVYAYGPASHRFSGLIDNTDNAEIIFDILKKHK from the coding sequence ATCGTGAAATTATCAAAAAAAGCACTCCCTGCAGTAGCACTTAGCATGGCCGTCGCTGCTTCTACAGTCTTGTCTGCCGGACAAGCCAATGCAGTACAAGCGATTAGTGTAGAGAAGAAAAAGGTCAAAAATATCATCTTCCTCATTGGTGACGGCATGGGAACTGCTTATACTTCCGCTTACCGTTATATGAAAGATGATCCTTCTACAAAGGTCATGGAGAAAACCGTATTTGATCCCTACCTTGTGGGAGCTCAAATGACGTATCCGGATGATGACACTCAGAACGTGACGGACTCCGCTTCCGCGGCAACCGCGATGTCTGCTGGCGTGAAGACCTATAATGCCGCCATTGCGGTCGATCATGACAAGACTGAAGTTAAAACGGTATTGGAGCAGGCCAAAGAAGACGGAAAATCCACCGGGCTTGTTGCTACCTCGGAGATTACCCATGCTACACCGGCTGCATTCGGTGCCCATGACATCAGCCGCAAGAACATGGATGCGATCGCAGATGATTACTATGATGAATTGATCAATGGAAAACACAAAGTGGATGTCCTGTTAGGTGGGGGAAAATCAAATTTTGTACGTAAGGATCGCGACCTGACGAAAGAGTTCCGGGAAGCCGGCTTTAGCTATGTGACAGACCGCAGCGCCCTGCTCGCAGATACCAATAAACAAGTTCTGGGCCTTTTTGCGGACGGAGGGCTGGACAAATATATCGATCGTACTAGCGAAACGCCTTCGTTGGCCGAGATGACAAATACGGCGATTGATCGTTTGAGCACAAACGAAAATGGATTTTTCCTCATGGTTGAAGGCAGCCAGATTGACTGGGCAGGCCATGATAATGACATTGTTGGCGCCATGAGCGAAATGGAGGATTTTGCTGCAGCATTCCAGGCAGCGATCGATTTTGCCAAAGAAGACGGCGAAACCCTTGTCGTTGCCACTGCCGACCATTCAACAGGCGGACTCACGCTCGGCAAAGACGGTGAATATAACTTCTTCGTGGACCCGATCAAAGCTGCGGTACGCACTCCAGATTTCATGGCAGCCCAGATTGCTGAAGGTGCTTCCGTAGAGGAAACGCTTAAAAGCTACCTCAAGCTTGAGCTGACGGCTGAAGAAATTCAATCGGTAAAAGATGCAGCTAAAGACGCCGATGTAACGAAGATCGACAATGCCATTGAAACGATTATCGATAACCGTTCGTTTACGGGATGGACAACAGGCGGACATACGGGAGAAGACGTGCCAGTCTATGCTTACGGTCCGGCAAGCCACCGCTTCTCCGGCCTGATCGATAATACGGATAATGCAGAAATCATTTTCGATATTTTGAAGAAGCATAAATAA
- a CDS encoding alpha/beta hydrolase, translating to MNTIISRDGTNIAYDRIGQGPTLILVAGAFSYRKFPGQVQLAKELSDQFTVYNYDRRGRGDSGDGERYAIEREIQDLEALIEEAGGKAYVWGLSSGAVLAMKAAENGAKITKLALHEPPFIVNASDRTPPVDFLDQVTRLIAEEKRAEAIKYFMTQGMGAPAFVVSMMRMMPGVWANLMSVAHTLPYDAQLMQGYMSGKSLPAHFGKKITQPSLVLEGIESPSALRSGAQALASILPNAELRSKKGLGHTKKLNAKRIASELKAFFDQDSDVVSTVQER from the coding sequence ATGAATACGATCATTTCCAGAGACGGAACCAACATCGCATACGACAGAATCGGGCAAGGACCGACGCTTATTCTCGTGGCAGGAGCTTTCAGCTACCGCAAATTTCCTGGACAGGTACAGTTAGCCAAGGAATTGTCCGATCAGTTCACGGTGTATAATTACGATCGGCGGGGCAGAGGGGACAGCGGGGACGGAGAACGTTACGCCATAGAGAGAGAGATTCAGGATCTGGAGGCCCTGATCGAAGAAGCCGGTGGGAAAGCATACGTTTGGGGCTTATCTTCCGGGGCGGTTCTGGCCATGAAAGCTGCCGAGAATGGTGCGAAAATCACTAAATTAGCCCTGCATGAGCCGCCCTTCATTGTCAATGCGTCTGACCGCACACCTCCTGTAGATTTTCTGGATCAAGTGACTCGGCTGATCGCGGAGGAAAAGCGTGCAGAAGCCATTAAATACTTTATGACGCAAGGCATGGGCGCTCCTGCCTTTGTTGTATCCATGATGCGTATGATGCCTGGCGTGTGGGCTAATCTGATGTCTGTTGCCCATACTCTTCCTTACGATGCTCAATTGATGCAAGGTTATATGTCTGGCAAGTCTTTACCCGCTCATTTTGGAAAAAAGATCACCCAACCCTCCTTAGTATTGGAAGGTATCGAAAGTCCATCCGCACTACGCAGCGGGGCACAGGCACTTGCAAGCATACTCCCGAATGCGGAGCTGCGAAGCAAGAAAGGACTGGGCCATACGAAAAAACTTAATGCCAAACGGATTGCTTCTGAGTTAAAAGCCTTTTTTGATCAGGACAGTGATGTGGTTAGTACTGTGCAAGAGCGCTAA
- a CDS encoding carbohydrate ABC transporter permease: MATVPAAMKYTSIKQAKNRRKVFHIGLILLSCLLALIFAFPLYWLLRGAMVSHSEILARPPVFFPKELGLDNFRLGLERIQFWRQLWNSVSIVVPYVIGTVITTSFAAYAFAKLRFPMRGTWFVLVISSMMLPSAVTLLPQFSLYTSLGLAGKPALIIPAFFCAGGNAYFVFLLRQFFMTIPAELSEAAKIDGAGYFRIYYRIMLPLIRPAMIVVALFSFINCWNEFFYTMIYLKTEADYTLPMGLYMVNGMRIPNYEQVMALALIVTLPCLVFFLIGNKYFVEGITLTGIKG; the protein is encoded by the coding sequence ATGGCGACGGTACCTGCAGCGATGAAATACACAAGCATCAAGCAGGCGAAAAACCGAAGAAAAGTGTTTCATATCGGGTTGATTTTGCTGTCCTGCCTGCTTGCGTTGATTTTTGCTTTTCCGTTGTACTGGCTGTTACGCGGCGCAATGGTCAGCCATTCGGAAATTTTGGCCAGGCCGCCCGTATTTTTTCCGAAGGAGCTCGGATTGGATAACTTCAGGCTGGGGCTTGAACGGATTCAGTTCTGGCGGCAGCTGTGGAATTCGGTTTCCATCGTCGTTCCTTATGTCATTGGCACCGTTATTACCACCAGCTTTGCCGCTTACGCGTTTGCCAAACTGCGTTTCCCGATGCGCGGCACCTGGTTTGTACTCGTCATCAGCAGCATGATGCTGCCTAGCGCGGTTACATTGCTGCCGCAGTTTTCGTTATATACGTCGCTTGGGCTTGCGGGCAAACCAGCGCTGATTATTCCGGCTTTTTTTTGCGCAGGCGGCAATGCATATTTCGTTTTCCTGCTAAGACAATTTTTTATGACGATTCCTGCTGAGCTGAGCGAGGCGGCCAAAATCGACGGCGCGGGTTATTTCCGCATCTACTACCGGATCATGCTGCCTCTCATTCGCCCTGCAATGATCGTGGTTGCGCTGTTCAGTTTCATCAACTGCTGGAACGAATTTTTCTATACGATGATTTATCTGAAAACAGAGGCCGATTATACCTTGCCTATGGGCTTGTACATGGTGAACGGAATGCGTATTCCGAACTATGAGCAGGTCATGGCGCTTGCACTGATCGTAACGCTTCCCTGCCTGGTGTTTTTCCTGATCGGCAACAAATATTTCGTAGAAGGCATTACGTTGACGGGAATTAAAGGTTAA